One window from the genome of Ensifer canadensis encodes:
- a CDS encoding hydrogen peroxide-inducible genes activator, with protein sequence MPSIQQLRYLVAIADTLNFSRAAEICHVTQPTLSMQLRELELRLDAHLVERTRSRVGLTPTGEEVVCRAREVLAKLGDIREVARHDQTYGLQGTLQMGVVQTVGAYILSVAMPSIKQDYPGLRIVVREDRLENLPKKLSDGAHDVLLLPCGVDDSEFCSVRLIREPLHLVLPSDHPLAQQETIEPGQLAGETILSMEHGHRIHDQIAALCSDVGAIHAKDYAGNTLDTLRLMVACGMGLTLLPALYVRSDVMRETLVTARPLSSRAPSRDIHMVWRNSSPRQASYNALAELIAKCVAPWAVSTQ encoded by the coding sequence ATGCCCAGTATCCAACAGCTTCGTTATCTGGTTGCCATTGCCGACACTCTCAACTTTAGTCGGGCTGCCGAGATATGCCATGTCACTCAACCCACCTTGAGCATGCAGCTTCGAGAGCTTGAACTTCGACTCGATGCACATCTGGTCGAGCGTACACGCTCACGCGTCGGCCTTACGCCAACAGGCGAGGAGGTGGTGTGCCGGGCCAGAGAGGTGCTGGCCAAACTCGGGGATATCCGTGAAGTCGCCAGACACGACCAGACTTACGGCCTCCAGGGCACATTACAGATGGGCGTTGTTCAAACTGTTGGAGCCTACATTCTGTCTGTTGCCATGCCGTCAATCAAACAGGATTACCCAGGCCTGCGGATTGTGGTGCGGGAGGACCGCCTTGAGAACCTGCCGAAAAAACTATCTGACGGTGCACATGACGTGCTGCTTCTTCCATGCGGCGTCGATGATTCCGAGTTTTGTTCCGTTCGACTGATTCGAGAACCCCTTCACCTCGTGCTTCCATCCGATCATCCCCTTGCGCAGCAGGAAACGATCGAGCCGGGACAGCTTGCGGGAGAAACTATCCTTTCGATGGAGCACGGCCATAGAATCCACGACCAGATCGCGGCGCTTTGTAGCGATGTGGGCGCGATACATGCGAAAGACTATGCTGGGAACACGCTGGACACGCTGCGCTTGATGGTTGCATGCGGAATGGGGTTGACCCTGCTACCGGCGCTTTATGTTAGGTCCGATGTCATGCGGGAGACGCTGGTGACAGCGCGACCGCTATCGTCTAGGGCACCCTCACGCGACATTCATATGGTTTGGCGCAACTCATCTCCACGACAGGCCAGCTACAACGCGCTAGCGGAATTGATAGCAAAGTGCGTGGCTCCTTGGGCCGTGTCAACGCAGTGA
- the nhaA gene encoding Na+/H+ antiporter NhaA: MINSALAAKRPASPLRAFLDNHASGGIILMLAAAAALVVANSPFGSSYEQALHLYVGGLSVLHWINDGLMAFFFLMVGLEIKREVLDGQLSTWSRRVLPGSAAVGGMVGPALIYLAFNLGEGGHPNGWAIPAATDIAFALGVLSLLGPRVPISLRVFLTALAIIDDLGAVVIIALFYTSSLSGLALAGAAAVTVALVALNRTNVKHLFPYIALGAVLWFLVLQSGVHATLAGVILALTIPLRSNSAKPDDMSSPLHKAEHGLAPWVTFLIVPLFGFANAGVSFDGMTVSSLAEPVPLGIALGLFAGKQLGVFLASAAVIRLGWARLPSGASWKQVYGVAMLCGIGFTMSLFVGLLAFPDAIALQNELKLGVLLGSVSSAIFGAVLLRAPGTKDAQRSNKRTSRDQGTKVHGASQ, from the coding sequence ATGATTAATTCAGCGCTCGCGGCCAAGCGCCCCGCGTCACCCCTCCGTGCCTTTCTCGACAACCACGCCTCCGGCGGCATCATCCTAATGCTCGCCGCTGCAGCTGCGCTGGTCGTCGCCAATTCGCCGTTCGGCTCGTCCTATGAACAGGCACTGCACCTCTACGTGGGCGGTTTGTCTGTCCTGCACTGGATCAACGACGGACTGATGGCGTTTTTCTTTCTGATGGTCGGTCTTGAGATCAAACGGGAGGTACTTGACGGACAACTATCGACATGGTCGCGCCGCGTCCTCCCCGGAAGTGCTGCAGTCGGCGGCATGGTCGGTCCGGCATTGATTTATCTTGCCTTCAACCTAGGTGAGGGCGGACATCCGAACGGATGGGCAATCCCTGCTGCGACGGATATCGCGTTCGCCCTTGGGGTGCTGTCGCTTCTTGGTCCGCGGGTGCCAATATCTCTCCGCGTCTTTCTCACAGCACTCGCCATTATCGATGATCTTGGAGCCGTTGTGATCATCGCCTTGTTCTATACAAGCTCGTTGAGCGGCCTAGCGCTGGCTGGCGCAGCGGCGGTCACCGTCGCACTCGTGGCATTGAACAGGACAAACGTGAAGCACCTGTTTCCCTATATCGCTCTGGGTGCGGTCCTCTGGTTCCTTGTTCTGCAATCCGGTGTTCACGCAACGCTGGCTGGTGTAATCCTTGCCTTGACTATCCCATTGCGTTCAAATTCTGCAAAGCCCGACGACATGTCGTCACCGCTTCACAAAGCCGAGCATGGGTTGGCTCCGTGGGTCACCTTCCTGATCGTTCCTCTCTTCGGTTTCGCAAACGCCGGGGTGTCCTTCGACGGAATGACGGTTTCATCACTCGCCGAACCCGTTCCGCTTGGCATCGCGCTTGGCTTGTTTGCGGGAAAACAGCTCGGCGTTTTTCTGGCGTCAGCTGCTGTCATCCGTCTGGGCTGGGCGCGACTGCCTAGCGGCGCGAGCTGGAAACAGGTCTATGGGGTAGCGATGCTCTGCGGGATCGGATTCACGATGTCTCTGTTCGTTGGACTGCTCGCATTCCCTGATGCGATTGCGCTTCAAAACGAGTTGAAACTTGGTGTGTTGCTCGGTTCGGTCTCGTCGGCCATTTTTGGTGCTGTGTTGCTGCGGGCCCCAGGAACAAAAGACGCCCAGCGCTCCAACAAAAGGACGTCTCGGGACCAAGGAACCAAAGTTCATGGAGCTTCCCAATAA
- a CDS encoding cysteine rich repeat-containing protein: protein MSMRTRLLGGALVAFLALTGAARADTISFADAVSTLASDCGSDIKKFCKGLNLGNGRIQNCLVEHAAKVSPTCTATLVGVTASIEQRLAAQQSFTTICKHYVAQYCGDVKGEGNILACLNKATRVKEGQCGQAITDAGWR from the coding sequence ATGTCGATGAGAACCAGACTGTTAGGAGGGGCGCTGGTCGCGTTCCTCGCGCTGACGGGCGCGGCCCGTGCCGACACCATCAGCTTCGCCGATGCGGTGAGCACGCTCGCCAGCGACTGCGGATCCGACATCAAGAAGTTCTGCAAGGGCCTGAACCTCGGAAACGGCCGCATCCAGAACTGCTTGGTGGAGCATGCCGCGAAGGTCTCGCCCACCTGCACGGCGACACTGGTGGGCGTCACTGCCTCGATCGAGCAGCGCCTTGCCGCCCAGCAGTCGTTCACGACGATCTGCAAGCATTACGTCGCTCAGTACTGCGGCGACGTGAAAGGCGAGGGCAACATTCTTGCCTGCCTGAACAAGGCGACACGCGTGAAGGAAGGCCAGTGCGGCCAGGCTATCACCGATGCCGGATGGCGGTGA
- a CDS encoding alkyl/aryl-sulfatase, producing the protein MSRLLRLWAFGAIVAGSLAGASIAQDQQHFSSKGKMPSQFTIEAQQRQRQLLPFADKRDFAEAERGFIAAPSFRKIINDKGDVAWNMDNWEFLLKGKDFDSIHPSLQRQALLNMEYGLFEVIPGIYQVRGFDLANISFIKGDTGWIIIDPLTVKETARAALKFVNEKLGERPVVAVIISHSHGDHFGGIRGVVEDAALAAGKVQIIAPKGFMNEAIAENLYAGNVMTRRKTYTYGDLIPPSPFGHVDASIGKAVASGDVGILPPTITIDKPIQELTIDGVRMVFQNTPGTEAPAEMNTWFPDLKAFWAAENIVGSLHNILTLRGAPVRDALAWSQYINVALYEFGSKADVMFASHSWPRWGRERITEVMRGERDMYANLNNQVLHLANTGVTINQIHNVYEPPKSLQEQWYARGYHGSYQHNSRAVIQRYLGFWDLNPATLVPLSPEDSAPLYIEMMGGASKVMAKGHDLNAKGEYRLATEILNKLVYAEPNNQDAKDLLADTYEQMGYQFESPSLRHSFLAGAKELRDGVIAVKAAKAGSPDFVRGTGTEQFLNYLGIQMDSRKAEGMNFKINLLTPDNGETFVVEMNNATLTTIAGYQADDADLTITIDRGELEDVMIGTAKLSDKVSAGKAKMDGNPQVLSQLASTMVEFDNWFEVLPGTKKQTAVLPKPELLQDDATYYQGP; encoded by the coding sequence GTGAGCAGACTACTTAGACTTTGGGCATTTGGTGCAATTGTTGCCGGGTCACTCGCAGGCGCGTCGATTGCACAGGATCAACAACATTTTAGTTCGAAGGGAAAGATGCCGTCTCAATTCACGATCGAGGCGCAACAACGCCAACGGCAGCTTCTACCTTTCGCCGACAAACGAGACTTCGCGGAAGCTGAACGCGGTTTCATTGCTGCTCCATCGTTTCGCAAGATCATCAACGACAAGGGCGACGTAGCCTGGAACATGGACAACTGGGAGTTCCTGTTGAAGGGAAAGGACTTCGACAGCATTCACCCGTCGCTGCAGCGTCAAGCTTTGCTCAACATGGAATACGGCCTGTTCGAGGTCATTCCGGGCATCTATCAGGTGCGCGGCTTCGATCTCGCCAACATATCGTTCATAAAGGGCGATACTGGTTGGATCATAATCGATCCCCTGACGGTCAAGGAAACGGCGCGTGCCGCCCTGAAATTCGTCAATGAAAAACTTGGCGAAAGACCCGTCGTCGCCGTGATCATTTCGCATTCCCACGGCGACCACTTCGGCGGTATTCGTGGCGTCGTCGAGGATGCCGCGCTCGCAGCCGGCAAGGTCCAGATCATTGCTCCGAAAGGATTTATGAACGAGGCAATCGCCGAAAACCTCTACGCGGGAAACGTCATGACCCGCCGCAAGACGTACACCTATGGCGACCTCATCCCGCCGAGCCCCTTTGGCCATGTCGACGCCTCAATCGGCAAGGCTGTCGCCAGCGGAGACGTCGGTATTCTGCCCCCGACCATCACCATCGACAAACCCATTCAGGAACTCACCATCGACGGGGTTAGGATGGTTTTCCAAAACACGCCGGGGACCGAAGCGCCGGCGGAGATGAATACCTGGTTTCCGGACCTCAAGGCCTTCTGGGCTGCCGAGAACATCGTCGGCAGCCTTCACAACATCCTGACATTGCGAGGCGCCCCCGTGCGGGACGCGTTGGCTTGGTCGCAATACATCAACGTCGCGCTCTACGAGTTCGGCAGCAAGGCCGATGTAATGTTTGCATCCCATAGCTGGCCACGTTGGGGGAGAGAACGGATCACCGAAGTGATGCGCGGTGAGCGCGACATGTATGCCAACCTGAACAATCAGGTCCTGCATCTGGCGAACACGGGCGTAACCATAAACCAGATTCACAATGTCTACGAACCGCCGAAGAGCCTGCAGGAGCAGTGGTACGCCCGCGGCTATCACGGCTCCTACCAGCATAATAGCCGAGCCGTCATCCAGCGCTATCTCGGCTTCTGGGACCTGAACCCGGCGACGCTGGTTCCGTTGTCGCCAGAGGATTCCGCACCACTCTACATCGAGATGATGGGCGGCGCTTCCAAGGTGATGGCCAAGGGTCATGATCTAAACGCTAAGGGCGAATATCGGCTTGCGACCGAAATCCTCAACAAGCTCGTCTATGCTGAGCCGAACAATCAGGACGCAAAGGATCTGCTCGCCGACACCTACGAGCAAATGGGCTATCAATTCGAGAGTCCCAGTCTCCGGCATAGCTTCTTGGCTGGCGCGAAAGAACTGCGAGACGGCGTCATTGCCGTGAAGGCGGCCAAGGCAGGTAGTCCCGACTTCGTGCGCGGCACCGGTACGGAGCAATTCCTCAACTACCTCGGTATCCAGATGGACAGCCGCAAGGCCGAGGGAATGAACTTCAAGATCAATCTGTTGACGCCAGACAATGGCGAGACGTTCGTTGTCGAGATGAACAATGCCACTTTGACAACCATTGCCGGCTATCAGGCCGACGATGCCGATCTGACGATCACCATCGATCGCGGTGAACTCGAGGATGTAATGATCGGCACGGCGAAGCTGTCGGATAAGGTCTCTGCCGGGAAGGCAAAGATGGACGGCAATCCGCAGGTTCTTAGCCAGCTCGCGTCGACCATGGTCGAATTTGACAATTGGTTCGAGGTCCTGCCGGGGACAAAGAAGCAGACCGCGGTGCTGCCAAAGCCAGAGCTTCTGCAGGACGATGCGACCTACTACCAAGGGCCTTAA
- a CDS encoding SRPBCC family protein — translation MKLQDELIANAEMLIRRPVAEAFEAFVDPSITSRFWLSEGSGRLERGRRITWTWRWYNFSVDADVKAVEPNQRILVEWSGYGYPTPIEWIFTEGPDSTIFAKVTNKGFRGAAKEVAQMAVDATEGFSFVLAGAKAWLEHGIQLNLVPDRFPDGLPSD, via the coding sequence ATGAAACTGCAGGATGAGCTCATCGCCAACGCCGAAATGCTGATCCGCCGGCCAGTCGCCGAGGCGTTCGAGGCCTTCGTCGATCCTTCGATAACCTCGCGCTTCTGGCTTTCGGAAGGAAGCGGCCGGCTAGAGCGGGGCAGGCGCATCACATGGACTTGGAGGTGGTACAATTTCTCTGTCGACGCTGACGTCAAGGCGGTCGAGCCCAACCAGCGCATCCTAGTCGAGTGGTCTGGTTACGGCTATCCGACGCCTATCGAATGGATCTTCACCGAGGGGCCCGACAGCACCATTTTCGCCAAGGTTACCAATAAAGGATTCCGGGGCGCCGCCAAGGAGGTCGCGCAGATGGCGGTGGACGCTACCGAGGGTTTCTCTTTTGTGCTCGCCGGCGCCAAAGCATGGCTCGAACACGGCATCCAGCTGAACCTCGTGCCGGATCGGTTCCCGGACGGGTTGCCGTCAGACTAA
- a CDS encoding OmpA family protein gives MKSFRLATMFAAGLLLAPGHPFSQDLSGPQVVRTLDRLAGAAPAVDIALLVEEAAASAGKGVAALPNWQKLSQLSQLIVEIDFENDSVAIEPKSYRTVGLIADALHHPNLRRYKFLVVGHTSSTGDAKHNLDLSQKRANAITEALSTTFAVAPDRLFAIGVGEEWPVDPANPKAADNRRVQLVNLGLVK, from the coding sequence ATGAAGAGCTTTCGACTTGCAACGATGTTTGCCGCCGGACTGCTGCTGGCACCCGGCCACCCATTCTCGCAGGACCTGAGCGGCCCGCAGGTCGTGCGCACGCTCGACAGACTGGCGGGAGCCGCTCCCGCCGTAGACATCGCGTTGCTTGTGGAAGAAGCGGCTGCGAGTGCAGGCAAGGGCGTCGCCGCGCTTCCTAACTGGCAGAAACTTTCGCAGCTGTCGCAGCTCATCGTCGAGATCGACTTCGAGAACGATTCCGTCGCCATCGAACCGAAATCCTATCGTACCGTCGGCCTGATCGCCGACGCCCTGCATCATCCGAACCTGCGGCGCTACAAATTCCTTGTCGTCGGACACACGAGCTCAACGGGCGATGCCAAGCACAATCTGGATCTCAGCCAGAAGCGGGCGAATGCGATTACGGAGGCCCTATCGACGACATTCGCTGTCGCGCCGGACCGTCTGTTCGCGATCGGCGTCGGCGAGGAATGGCCAGTAGATCCGGCGAACCCGAAGGCTGCCGACAATCGACGCGTTCAGCTCGTGAACCTCGGTCTCGTGAAGTAA
- a CDS encoding hydrogen peroxide-inducible genes activator gives MNGLTMKHLRYFDALARIGHFGRAAESCAISQPALSVQIRELEELLGAPLVERGGRRIRLTGLGEEFVGRTRAILRAVDELADLGRAAHGPLAGRLRLGIIPTVAPYLLPTIIKSLTRLYPGLDPRPREAITQRLIEDLAEAKLDIAIVALPISEPALEEIPLFDEEFVLVRPLEDAGKPVPSSERLHEMRLLLLEEGHCFRDQALSVCNITTASTRDVMEGSSLSTLVQMVGAGIGVTLIPEMAIETETRSSSVCVSRLAGHRPTRTIGMVWRKTNPLSTQFARIADIVREAGLSRQKQMDDAA, from the coding sequence ATGAATGGCCTGACGATGAAACATCTCCGCTATTTTGACGCCCTTGCCCGGATCGGCCATTTCGGCCGCGCCGCAGAGAGCTGCGCCATCTCGCAGCCCGCGCTATCCGTGCAGATAAGGGAACTGGAGGAACTGCTTGGCGCGCCGCTCGTGGAAAGAGGCGGGCGCCGCATACGGCTGACGGGTCTCGGCGAGGAGTTCGTTGGCCGTACCCGCGCGATCCTGCGCGCTGTCGACGAACTGGCAGATCTCGGACGGGCGGCCCACGGGCCGCTCGCCGGCCGCCTTCGCCTCGGCATCATTCCAACGGTAGCGCCTTATCTGCTGCCAACCATAATAAAGTCGCTGACACGACTGTATCCAGGACTCGATCCGCGGCCGCGTGAGGCGATCACACAAAGACTGATCGAGGACTTGGCGGAGGCGAAACTGGATATCGCCATCGTCGCGCTGCCGATTTCGGAGCCTGCCCTGGAGGAAATCCCGCTCTTTGACGAGGAATTCGTGCTGGTACGGCCCCTGGAGGATGCGGGCAAGCCGGTGCCGTCTTCGGAGAGACTTCACGAGATGCGCCTACTCCTGCTGGAGGAGGGACATTGCTTCCGGGATCAGGCCCTGTCCGTCTGCAACATCACGACTGCGTCGACGCGCGATGTGATGGAGGGGAGTTCGCTTTCGACACTCGTGCAGATGGTGGGCGCGGGCATAGGCGTGACGCTTATTCCCGAGATGGCCATAGAGACCGAAACGCGGTCCTCATCGGTCTGCGTGTCACGGCTTGCCGGCCACCGCCCCACCCGGACGATCGGGATGGTCTGGCGAAAGACCAATCCACTGTCGACGCAATTCGCTCGGATCGCCGACATCGTGCGCGAGGCTGGACTGAGCAGGCAAAAGCAAATGGATGACGCCGCCTGA
- a CDS encoding enoyl ACP reductase FabMG family protein, whose translation MENPIALNRLAENNVFRKGDVFVLFGELFGRGYATGLLDQARQAGMQIVGITVGRRDENNALRPLDAEELSAAEERLGGRIINIPLMAGFDLDAPAGGPTPTDLLANMTLESWEQDRLDWDYIQQCRDIATSRFTNSLSQVMAVLDGMIADGRNVIFAHTMAGGIPKAKVFLVVANRVYKGRGPRHMSSQALLDSDMGKLILQNFDEVSAITFRHLIESSSAIRARVEASGGQVRYTAYGYHGTAVLIDGSYRWQTYTNYTQGYAKMRLEGITQEAWAAGIKATVYNCPEIRTNSSDVFTGIELPLIPLLLALKKENGGQWAEEQWQACERLLADGFTMTDVIQKITDMQANEVMRPFYDFSAWPMANSQAQSDLTIGTSNEITQMHRDGKAMISDHLSALVVEATGQLIFGETSDPSGPVQWLNHDIVARRLNASHVQKQAPAISHGAIGSHLEVA comes from the coding sequence ATGGAAAACCCGATCGCATTGAATCGCCTTGCCGAGAACAACGTCTTTCGCAAAGGTGATGTTTTCGTCCTTTTCGGCGAACTGTTCGGCCGCGGATACGCAACTGGCTTGCTCGACCAAGCCCGACAGGCAGGCATGCAGATCGTGGGAATCACGGTCGGGCGCCGCGACGAGAACAACGCACTGCGACCTCTGGACGCCGAGGAACTCTCTGCCGCCGAAGAGCGACTGGGCGGCAGGATCATCAACATCCCCCTTATGGCCGGCTTCGATCTCGACGCTCCGGCAGGTGGTCCCACTCCGACTGATCTCCTGGCCAATATGACACTGGAGAGTTGGGAACAGGACAGGCTCGACTGGGACTACATCCAGCAGTGCCGGGACATTGCCACTTCGCGCTTCACGAATTCGCTTTCACAGGTCATGGCCGTTCTCGACGGAATGATTGCCGACGGCCGCAATGTCATTTTCGCCCATACGATGGCCGGAGGCATCCCGAAGGCGAAGGTATTCCTGGTCGTTGCCAATCGGGTCTACAAGGGGCGTGGTCCCCGCCACATGTCATCGCAAGCCCTGCTTGATAGCGATATGGGCAAGCTCATCCTGCAGAATTTCGACGAAGTCTCCGCGATCACCTTTCGGCACCTCATCGAGTCCAGTTCGGCGATCCGCGCACGTGTGGAGGCATCGGGCGGTCAGGTCCGGTACACGGCCTACGGCTACCATGGAACGGCGGTCCTGATCGACGGCAGCTATCGCTGGCAGACTTACACCAACTACACCCAAGGCTACGCCAAGATGCGGCTCGAAGGCATCACGCAGGAAGCCTGGGCGGCGGGTATCAAGGCAACCGTTTATAACTGCCCTGAAATCCGGACCAATTCCTCCGACGTCTTCACGGGTATCGAGCTTCCCCTGATACCGCTGCTGCTCGCCTTGAAGAAGGAAAACGGCGGTCAATGGGCCGAAGAACAGTGGCAGGCATGTGAGCGGCTTCTGGCAGACGGCTTCACGATGACGGATGTCATCCAGAAAATTACCGATATGCAGGCCAACGAGGTCATGCGTCCGTTCTATGATTTCTCGGCGTGGCCCATGGCAAACAGCCAGGCACAATCCGATCTGACCATCGGCACGTCCAACGAGATCACGCAGATGCATCGGGACGGCAAGGCGATGATCAGCGACCACCTGAGTGCCCTCGTGGTGGAGGCGACCGGGCAGCTGATTTTTGGCGAAACCTCGGATCCCTCCGGTCCCGTCCAGTGGCTCAACCACGACATAGTGGCGCGCCGACTTAACGCATCCCACGTGCAAAAGCAGGCGCCCGCGATCTCGCATGGGGCGATAGGCTCTCACCTCGAGGTTGCCTGA
- the katG gene encoding catalase/peroxidase HPI — protein sequence MDTKTTTAGKCPVMHGGATALGNSVMEWWPNALNLDILHQHDRKTNPLGKGFNYREELKKLDVEALKADLRALMTDSQEWWPADWGSYVGMMARVTWHAAGSYRAADGRGGANTGNQRFAPLNSWPDNVNTDKGRRLLWPIKKKYGNKISWADLIALAGTIAYDVAGLKTFGFAFGREDIWAPEKDVYWGDEKQWLAPSDGRYGDVSKPETLENPLAAVQMGLIYVNPEGVNGKSDPLATAAQMRETFARMGMDDEETVALTAGGHTIGKSHGNGNPGDLSPDPEAAGPEFQGLGWMNTKGRGIGRNTVVSGIEGAWTAQPTKWDNGFFKMLFNHEWTLTHSPAGASQWAPITIAEEDKPVDVEDPSIRTIPMMTDADMALKVDPIYREISLRFRNDFTAFSDAFARAWFKLTHRDMGPKSRYLGPDVPAEDLVWQDPIPVGRKDYDIGGVKAKIAASGLSIADLVATAWDSARTFRGSDFRGGANGARIRLAPQKDWEGNEPARLSRVLSVLEPIAAASGASLADVIVLAGNYGVEQAARAAGFDIEVPFAAGRGDATAEQTDADGFAPLEPLADGFRNWQKKDYVVSPEELLLDRAQLMGLTAPEMTALVGGLRVIGTNHAGTAHGVFTSHVGALTTDFFATLTDMGYSWVPTGNNLYEIRDRKTGATKYTATRVDLVFGSNSVLRAYAEVYAQDDNREKFVKDFVAAWTKVMNADRFDLAP from the coding sequence ATGGATACGAAGACAACCACGGCCGGCAAGTGTCCGGTCATGCACGGCGGCGCCACGGCTCTCGGCAACTCCGTCATGGAATGGTGGCCCAACGCACTCAACCTCGACATCCTGCACCAGCACGACAGGAAGACCAATCCGCTGGGCAAGGGGTTTAACTATCGCGAAGAGCTCAAGAAGCTGGACGTGGAAGCGCTGAAGGCGGACCTGCGCGCCCTGATGACGGACAGCCAGGAATGGTGGCCGGCTGACTGGGGTAGCTATGTCGGCATGATGGCGCGCGTCACGTGGCACGCGGCCGGCTCCTACCGCGCCGCCGACGGCCGCGGCGGTGCCAACACCGGCAACCAGCGCTTCGCCCCGCTCAATTCCTGGCCGGACAATGTCAACACCGACAAGGGTCGCCGCCTGCTTTGGCCGATCAAGAAGAAATACGGCAACAAGATTTCCTGGGCCGACCTGATCGCGCTTGCCGGCACCATCGCCTACGACGTTGCCGGCCTGAAGACCTTCGGCTTCGCCTTCGGTCGCGAGGACATCTGGGCGCCGGAAAAGGACGTCTACTGGGGTGACGAGAAGCAGTGGCTCGCCCCGAGCGACGGCCGCTACGGCGACGTCTCCAAGCCAGAGACGCTGGAAAACCCGCTTGCTGCCGTGCAGATGGGCCTCATCTACGTCAACCCGGAAGGCGTGAACGGCAAATCCGATCCGCTGGCGACCGCCGCACAGATGCGCGAGACCTTCGCGCGCATGGGCATGGACGATGAGGAAACCGTGGCACTCACCGCCGGCGGTCACACCATCGGCAAGTCCCACGGCAACGGGAACCCTGGTGACCTCAGCCCCGATCCGGAAGCCGCAGGCCCTGAATTCCAGGGCCTCGGATGGATGAACACCAAGGGTCGCGGCATCGGCCGTAACACGGTCGTCTCGGGCATCGAGGGCGCCTGGACCGCCCAGCCGACGAAGTGGGACAACGGCTTCTTCAAGATGCTGTTCAACCATGAATGGACGCTGACGCACAGCCCTGCGGGCGCCTCTCAATGGGCGCCCATCACCATCGCAGAGGAAGACAAGCCAGTCGACGTCGAGGATCCCTCGATCCGCACCATTCCGATGATGACCGATGCGGATATGGCGCTGAAGGTGGACCCGATCTACCGCGAAATCTCGCTTCGCTTCAGGAACGACTTCACGGCCTTTTCGGATGCCTTCGCCCGCGCCTGGTTCAAGCTGACGCACCGCGACATGGGTCCGAAGTCCCGCTATCTCGGCCCTGATGTGCCGGCCGAAGACCTCGTCTGGCAGGATCCGATCCCGGTCGGCCGCAAGGACTACGATATCGGGGGCGTCAAGGCGAAGATCGCGGCATCAGGTCTTTCCATCGCGGATCTGGTTGCCACGGCCTGGGACAGCGCCCGCACCTTCCGCGGTTCGGATTTCCGTGGCGGCGCAAACGGTGCCCGCATCCGCCTTGCCCCGCAGAAGGACTGGGAGGGCAATGAGCCCGCACGTCTGTCCCGTGTTCTTTCCGTTCTCGAACCGATTGCCGCGGCATCGGGTGCCAGCCTTGCCGACGTGATCGTGCTCGCCGGCAACTACGGCGTCGAGCAGGCGGCAAGGGCCGCAGGCTTCGACATCGAAGTGCCCTTCGCCGCAGGGCGTGGCGATGCGACCGCCGAGCAGACGGACGCCGACGGCTTCGCTCCTCTCGAGCCGCTCGCCGATGGCTTCCGCAACTGGCAGAAGAAGGACTATGTGGTGAGCCCGGAAGAGTTGCTGCTCGATCGCGCCCAGCTCATGGGCCTGACCGCGCCCGAGATGACAGCGCTCGTCGGTGGTCTGCGCGTCATCGGCACGAACCATGCAGGCACAGCGCACGGCGTCTTCACGAGCCACGTCGGCGCGTTGACGACAGACTTCTTCGCCACGCTGACAGACATGGGCTATTCCTGGGTTCCGACCGGCAACAACCTGTACGAAATCCGCGACCGCAAGACCGGCGCGACCAAATACACGGCGACCCGCGTCGACCTTGTCTTCGGGTCGAACTCCGTACTTCGCGCCTATGCGGAGGTCTATGCCCAGGATGACAACAGGGAGAAGTTCGTCAAGGACTTCGTTGCGGCCTGGACCAAGGTCATGAATGCGGATCGTTTCGATCTGGCTCCATGA